A region of the Pseudonocardia cypriaca genome:
GCAGTACACCGCCCTCACCGTCCTCGCCCGCCGCGACGGCCTCACCAGCGCGGAACTCGCCCGCAACGCGTTCGTCACGCCGCAGTCGATGGGTGACCTCGTCACCGCGCTCGAGCGCCGCGACCTCGTGGCCCGCCACCGCGATCCCCGCCACGCGCGCCGCCTGCTGATCAGCCTGACCCCGGCGGGGCAGGAGCTGCTCACGCGCGTGGAGGCGCAGGTTCGGGCCCTGGAGGAGCGGATGCTCGCCGACCTCACCGCGGACGAGCGCGCCGACCTGCGCAACTACCTCAACCGCTGCCGCAGCGCACTGGCCGACGGCCCCGCCCGCTAGTGCCCCGGGTCAGCTGCGGCCGGCCTCCTCGTCGGGGATGACGTCGAGCGCGGCCACCGCCTCCCGCGCCCGCGGGTCCAGCTCGGCGTAGAGCGCGCGGAACAGCCGCCACGCCGGCTCGGCGGGCCACCCCGGCGGGAGGTGCTGTGCGGGCAGGCGGGGGTCGCGGCGGATCACCTGCAACCACTCGGTCTGCAGGACGAGCTGGGCCGCCAGCGCGTCGGGGAGCTCGGGGCGCCGCCGCGGGTCGGACCACCGGTCCAGGAAGCCCTGGTAGCGGCCGGCGATCGCGTCGAGGTCCCACGCGTCCCGCACGAGCGCGTCGACGTCGGTGGGCGGCAACGCCCTGGCCGCGAACACCTTCACGTGCGCCGCCGCCTCCAGCCCAGCACCGATCACGGTGAAGTCGACGGGCGACGGGGCGATCCACAGCCCGCCCTGCAGCGGCCCGAACCCGGCCCAGAGCAGCCGGGAGCGCAGCTCGTGCCGCTGCCGCTGCCAGGAGTCGGGCAGGGTGAACGACAACAGCGTCCATGTGCCGTCCCACCCGTCGTGCACGGCCTCCGTGCGCCAGATGCGCACCTCTCCGTCGTGGAGCACCTCGCGCGAGCGCGGCGTGAGCCCGAGGTAGACCTTGCGCCCCCGGCGCACCCGGCGCAGCAGGTCGCGGCGCGCCATCCGGGAGAGCGTGGAGCGGGTGGCGTGCTCGGAGACGCCGACCCGGTCCAGCACGTCGATCACCGCGCTCGTCGCCACGTGGACGCCGCGGCCCAGCAGGTACCCGCCGAAGAACGTGAGCAGCAACGGCTGCGGCCGCTCGGCGGGGGAGGACATGGGACAAGCCTAGAGACTGATGTTGGGCAGATCGTTGGCCGCCGTGACGAAGCTGCCTACATTCGCCCGCAGCGGACCGCGGCAAGGAGGCCCCCGCATGACCGGACCACGCTCCCGCACCCAGCTTCGCCGCGCTGTGGCATCGAGCTACCTCGGCAGTCTCATCGAGTACTACGACTTCCTGCTCTACGCCACGGCGTCGGCGGTGGTGTTCAACAAGGTCTTCTTCTCATCCCTCGACCCGCTGGTCGGCACGGTGGCGAGCTTCGGCACCCTCGCCACCGGCTACCTCGCCCGGCCGCTCGGCGGAGCCCTCTTCGGTCACTACGGCGACCGCATCGGCCGCAAGCGGATGCTCATCCTCACGATGGCCCTGATGGGCGTCGCGAGCGTGCTCATCGGCCTGCTCCCGACGTACGGGCAGATCGGAGCCCTCGCACCGGTGCTGCTCATCGTGCTGCGCATCGCGCAGGGCGTGGCGGTCGGCGGCGAGTGGGGCGGGGCCGTGCTGATGTCGGCCGAGCACGCCACGAGCCGCCGCGGCCTGTGGGCGAGCTTCACCAACGCGGGCGCGCCGAGCGGGATGGTGCTCTCCACGCTGGTGCTGGCGCTCGCCGCGGGAGCCACCGGCGAGGAGCAGTTCCTGGCTTGGGGCTGGCGGATCCCGTTCCTGCTCAGCGCCGTGCTGCTGGCGGTCGGCCTGTTCGTGCGCGCCAAGGTGGAGGAGACGCCGGTGTTCGCCGCCTCCACCGCGCCGGAGCGGCCCCCGCTGATGGAGGTGCTCACCCGGCACCCACGCGCGCTGCTGCTCTCGATCGGCGTCGGGTTCGGGGCGTTCGTCGCGCAGGGCACGCTCACGGTGTTCGTCATCTCCTACGCCGTGCAGGCCGGCTTCCCGCGGCCAACCGTGCTGAACGCGCTGACGGTCTCCTCGGTGGTCGCCGTCCTCGGGATCATCGGGTTCTCGGCGCTGTCGGACCGGCTGGGCAGGCGCCCGGTCGTGCTCGCAGGCGCGATCGCGATGGCCGGCTGGGCGTTCCTGATCTTCCCGCTGATCGACAGCGGCTCCACCGCGCTGCTCGTCCTCTCGGTCGTGGTCGGGCAGGGCGTGGTGCACGCGTCGATGTACGGGCCGCTCGCCGCCCTGTACAGCGAGCTCTTCCCCACGCGCTCGCGCTACACCGGCGCCTCGCTCGGCTACCAGGTCGCCGGCATCGGAGCCGGGCTCGCGCCCGTCGTGTTCGCCTCGGTGATGGCCGGATCGGCGAGCTCCACGGCGGTCTCGACGATCATCGCGGCCTGCTGCCTGGTGAGCGTCGGCTGCATCCTGGTCCTGGGAGAGACGTCCCGCCTGGACCTCACGAGCGAGCCCCAGGCGCGCGCACTCCCCTGACCCTTCCGACGAACGGCGCGTTGGTCGGAACCTATCCGACGAACGCGCCGTTCGTCGGGATCGGGCTCGTCGGGAGCGAGCGGAGATCGGCCTCCGCCACCGCGACCGTGGCGGCACGGCCGGGCTCCAGACCGCCGGCATCCGCCGCGAGGCAGGTGAGGGTGCCCGCCGCCGTGTCCACGTCCACGCGGGTGGTCCCGCCCAGCGGGATCACCCGGCGCACGGTGCCGGGGACCCGCAGCCCGGTCCCCTCGCCGACCGTGCAGTTCTCCGGGCGGGCGACGTGAAGCTCCGGGCGGCCGGTGACGGCGGGCGGCAGCACGTTGGTGAACCCGACGAGCCGGGCGCAGTCGGCGTCGACCGGCCGGTCGAGCACGTGCCCGGTCGGCCCGAGCTGGCGGATCCGCCCGGCGACGAGCAGCGCGGTGTGCCCGGCGAGCGCCACGGCCTCGTGCCGGTCGTGCGTGACGAGCACGGTGGCGGTGTCCAGCCCGGCCAGCACGGTGTGTAGGTCGGCGAGCAGGTCGGCGCGGGTGGTGGCGTCGAGCCCGGCGAACGGCTCGTCGAGCAGCAGCACCCGCGGCGTCACGGCGAGCGCCCTGGCGATGGCGACCCGCTGCGCCTCGCCGCCGGACAACGTCCGCGCGGAGCGCGCCGCGAGGTGGCCGACGCCCAGCGCGTCCAGCCAGGGCGCCGAGCGGCGCCGCGCCTCCGCGCGCCCGACCCCGCGCAGCCGCAGGCCCGCCGCGGCGTTCGCCGCCACCGTGCCGCGGCGCAGGATCGGCCGCTGCAGCACCGCCGCGACCGCGGCGCGCAGCTCGCGGGCCCCGGCCGGTTTTCCGTCGAGCAGTACATCGCCGCTGCGATGCATACCCCCGGACCGGATCACGAGGTGCCCGAGCGCGCGCAGCAGCGTCGACTTCCCCGCGCCGTTGGGCCCGAGCACAGCGAGCACCTCACCCGCGGCGACGTCGAGTACCGGAACGTGCAGCAGCTCCCTGCCGTGCCCGCGCACCCGCAGGTCCCGGCAACCGATCCGCGAGCTCACCGCTGCCCGGCGAGCGTCACGACGAGGTTCACCGCGAACGCGAGCAGCAGCAGGACGAGCCCGAACGCGATGGCGAGCCCGAACTCGCCGCGGCTGGTGGCGAGCACGGCCGCGGTCGTGAGCACCCGGGTCTGCCCTGCGATGTTGCCCCCGACCATCTGCGCGGCGCCGACCTCGCTGACCACGGCACCGAACGCCGCCATCGCCGCGGCCAGCAGCGGCAGGCGGGCCTCCGCCCCGAGGGCGAGCAGCGCCCGCACCCGGGTGGCGCCGAGCCCCTGCATCTGCACGAGGAACTCCGGGTCGACCTGCTGCAAGGCGGCCGCCACCAGCGCCACGACCACCGGCGTCGCGATCACCGCCTGGGCGATCACCATCGCGGTCGGCGTGTACAGCAGGCCGAGCCCGCCGAGCGGGCCGCTGCGCCACAGCAGCACGGTGACGACGAGCCCCACGACCACCGGCGGGAGCCCCATCCCGGTGTTCGCCGCTGCCAGCAGCACCCGGCGCCCGGGGAACGACCCGAGCGCGATCGCCGCGCCGAGCGGCACCCCGACGAGCGCCGCGACCAGCGTGGCGCCGAGCGAGACGCGCAGCGTGAGCAGCGTGATCGCCCAGGTCTCGGCGTCGCCGGAGAACAGCAGCGAGAACGCCTGCGCCACGCCGTCGAGCAGGACGTCCATCAGGGACCGGTGGGATCGGGCTCACCGGCGTCCGGCACGAACAGCGGCTGCCCGTACTCCTCCCGGCCGAACTCCCCGATCCGCCGCTGCGCATCCGGGCCCGTGATCCAGTCGGCGAAGGCCGCCGCGGCCTCCGGCTGCACCCGCTCGCCTGCCCGCTTCGTCACCTCGATGACGTGGTAGACGTTGAACAGCCCCGGGTCGCCCTCCACGAGCAGCGCGAGCCCACCGGGCTGCGTGAGGTAGGTGCTCCGGTCCGAAAGGGTGTAGCCGGCCTTCTCCGCGGCCACCCGCAGCGTGGCGCCCATGCCCTGCCCGGTCTCCTGGTACCAGGGCGCTCCCGGTGCCACGCCCGCCTTCTCCCACAGGGACTTCTCCCGCGCGTGCGTGCCGGAATCGTCCCCGCGCGAGACGAACACCGCCCCGGCGGCGGCGATCCGGCGCATCGCCTCGCTTACGGTGGCGCCGCGGACGCCCGCCGGGTCGGCTTCCGGCCCGAGCAGCACGAAGTCGTTGTGCATGACGAGCAGGCGCCGCCCCGCCGTGCCCTCCGCGACGTAGTCCTCCTCGGCGGCGGGCGAGTGCACCAGGAGCACGTCGGCCTCGCCGCGCCTGCCCATCTCGATCGCCTGCCCGCTGCCGACGGCAACGGGTTTCACGGCCCAGCCGGTGGCGGCGGTGAACGCCGGGAGCAGGTCGTCGAGCAGACCGGAGTCCTGCGTGCTCGTGGTCGTCGCGAGGACCAGCGACCGCTCGGCGGACGGCCCCGCCGCGGGCGACCCGCACGCCGCGAGCACCAGCAGGACGATGGCCACGATCGCTGCTCGCATCTGTGCTCGCACAGATCGGGACTATAGGCTCCGCAGCCGTGACGCGGTACCGGGAGATCGCCGCCGAACTGGCGGGCCGGATCGGCGCGGGCGACCTCGCCGAGGGTGCCGAGCTGCCCGGCGTGCGCGAGCTGGCGCAGCGGTTCGGCACCACGGCGTCGACGATCGGGCGGGCCGTTCGCGCGCTCGCGGACGCGGGCGTGATCGTCACCGCCGACCGGCGCCGGACCCGCGTCGCCCCCGGCGGAGCCGTCGCCGCCCGCCGCTTCCTGCACGGCGAGCGGGTGTTCCGGCTCGCCGGCAGCGACGACCCGGCCCTCGACGTGGTGCTGCGCGGGCTCGGCCGCGCCGTCCGGTCGATCGGCACGGAGGGGAGCTTCGGCGGGCTGCGGGCCGTCCGGCAGGGCCGCGCCGACGGCGCCGCCGTGCACCTGCTGCACCACAGCGGCCGCTACAACGCCCCGTTCGCCTGCGGGCTGCTGCGCGGACTACGACCGCACCTCATCCACCTGTGGCGCCGCGAGCAGGGCCTGCTCGTGCCACCGGGCAACCCCCGCGGCCTCGCCTCCGCCGCCGACCTGGCTGGGCTGCGCGTCGCCAAGCGCCGGTTCGGCACCGGTACCCGCGTGCTGCTCGACCGGCTCCTGCGCGACGCGGGCCGGGAGCCCGACGCCCTGGCCGGCCCGGAGACCGGCTCGCACCTCGAGACGGCGCTGTCGGTGGCGGCGGGCGTGGTCGACGCTGGCCTCGCGGTCCGCTCGGTGGCCGCCGACCTCGACCTCGACTTCGTGCCGCTGGTCTCCGAGGAGTACGACGTGGTGCTCCCGGGCGACGCCCTCGACGCGGCAGCCCCCCTCGTGGCCACCCTGCTCGACCCGGCCACCCGCGCCGCGGTCACCGCCCTGGGCGGCTACGACGCCTCGGAGGCCGGGAAGGTGGAGGACCTGGACGCCTGACCGCGACTCGCGTACATCCACACCGCGACTCGCG
Encoded here:
- a CDS encoding MarR family winged helix-turn-helix transcriptional regulator: MVGEPAAGPSLLYAVKQVELAVRAHLDELLRPTGTTALQYTALTVLARRDGLTSAELARNAFVTPQSMGDLVTALERRDLVARHRDPRHARRLLISLTPAGQELLTRVEAQVRALEERMLADLTADERADLRNYLNRCRSALADGPAR
- a CDS encoding PaaX family transcriptional regulator; translation: MSSPAERPQPLLLTFFGGYLLGRGVHVATSAVIDVLDRVGVSEHATRSTLSRMARRDLLRRVRRGRKVYLGLTPRSREVLHDGEVRIWRTEAVHDGWDGTWTLLSFTLPDSWQRQRHELRSRLLWAGFGPLQGGLWIAPSPVDFTVIGAGLEAAAHVKVFAARALPPTDVDALVRDAWDLDAIAGRYQGFLDRWSDPRRRPELPDALAAQLVLQTEWLQVIRRDPRLPAQHLPPGWPAEPAWRLFRALYAELDPRAREAVAALDVIPDEEAGRS
- a CDS encoding MFS transporter — translated: MTGPRSRTQLRRAVASSYLGSLIEYYDFLLYATASAVVFNKVFFSSLDPLVGTVASFGTLATGYLARPLGGALFGHYGDRIGRKRMLILTMALMGVASVLIGLLPTYGQIGALAPVLLIVLRIAQGVAVGGEWGGAVLMSAEHATSRRGLWASFTNAGAPSGMVLSTLVLALAAGATGEEQFLAWGWRIPFLLSAVLLAVGLFVRAKVEETPVFAASTAPERPPLMEVLTRHPRALLLSIGVGFGAFVAQGTLTVFVISYAVQAGFPRPTVLNALTVSSVVAVLGIIGFSALSDRLGRRPVVLAGAIAMAGWAFLIFPLIDSGSTALLVLSVVVGQGVVHASMYGPLAALYSELFPTRSRYTGASLGYQVAGIGAGLAPVVFASVMAGSASSTAVSTIIAACCLVSVGCILVLGETSRLDLTSEPQARALP
- a CDS encoding ABC transporter ATP-binding protein, whose amino-acid sequence is MSSRIGCRDLRVRGHGRELLHVPVLDVAAGEVLAVLGPNGAGKSTLLRALGHLVIRSGGMHRSGDVLLDGKPAGARELRAAVAAVLQRPILRRGTVAANAAAGLRLRGVGRAEARRRSAPWLDALGVGHLAARSARTLSGGEAQRVAIARALAVTPRVLLLDEPFAGLDATTRADLLADLHTVLAGLDTATVLVTHDRHEAVALAGHTALLVAGRIRQLGPTGHVLDRPVDADCARLVGFTNVLPPAVTGRPELHVARPENCTVGEGTGLRVPGTVRRVIPLGGTTRVDVDTAAGTLTCLAADAGGLEPGRAATVAVAEADLRSLPTSPIPTNGAFVG
- a CDS encoding ABC transporter permease, producing the protein MDVLLDGVAQAFSLLFSGDAETWAITLLTLRVSLGATLVAALVGVPLGAAIALGSFPGRRVLLAAANTGMGLPPVVVGLVVTVLLWRSGPLGGLGLLYTPTAMVIAQAVIATPVVVALVAAALQQVDPEFLVQMQGLGATRVRALLALGAEARLPLLAAAMAAFGAVVSEVGAAQMVGGNIAGQTRVLTTAAVLATSRGEFGLAIAFGLVLLLLAFAVNLVVTLAGQR
- a CDS encoding substrate-binding domain-containing protein → MRAAIVAIVLLVLAACGSPAAGPSAERSLVLATTTSTQDSGLLDDLLPAFTAATGWAVKPVAVGSGQAIEMGRRGEADVLLVHSPAAEEDYVAEGTAGRRLLVMHNDFVLLGPEADPAGVRGATVSEAMRRIAAAGAVFVSRGDDSGTHAREKSLWEKAGVAPGAPWYQETGQGMGATLRVAAEKAGYTLSDRSTYLTQPGGLALLVEGDPGLFNVYHVIEVTKRAGERVQPEAAAAFADWITGPDAQRRIGEFGREEYGQPLFVPDAGEPDPTGP
- a CDS encoding substrate-binding domain-containing protein, which gives rise to MTRYREIAAELAGRIGAGDLAEGAELPGVRELAQRFGTTASTIGRAVRALADAGVIVTADRRRTRVAPGGAVAARRFLHGERVFRLAGSDDPALDVVLRGLGRAVRSIGTEGSFGGLRAVRQGRADGAAVHLLHHSGRYNAPFACGLLRGLRPHLIHLWRREQGLLVPPGNPRGLASAADLAGLRVAKRRFGTGTRVLLDRLLRDAGREPDALAGPETGSHLETALSVAAGVVDAGLAVRSVAADLDLDFVPLVSEEYDVVLPGDALDAAAPLVATLLDPATRAAVTALGGYDASEAGKVEDLDA